A stretch of the Arachis stenosperma cultivar V10309 chromosome 6, arast.V10309.gnm1.PFL2, whole genome shotgun sequence genome encodes the following:
- the LOC130934858 gene encoding uncharacterized protein LOC130934858: MASASNVSAQISSIPMLNGSNFKVWKDTVEIVLDCMDLDTALREEKPTSTPENFNEVKIEKWERSNRMSIMIMKCSIPEVFSGSITEDKDAKQFLKDVEKFFTKNEKAEASSLLSKLVSMRYKGKGNIREYIMEMSHLASKLKALKLELFEDLLVHFILISLPAHFGQFKVSYNTLKDT, from the coding sequence ATGGCTTCAGCTTCCAATGTTTCTGCACAAATTAGTAGTATCCCTATGCTGAATGGTTCAAACTTTAAAGTTTGGAAAGATACCGTGGAGATTGTCCTCGATTGTATGGATCTAGATACAGCTCTTCGAGAGGAGAAACCCACTTCCACTCCGGAAAATTTCAATGAGGTTAAAATAGAGAAGTGGGAGAGATCCAATCGAATGAGCATTATGATCATGAAATGCTCAATTCCTGAGGTGTTTTCGGGCTCAATTACTGAGGATAAAGATGCCAAACAGTTCCTAAAGGATGTTGAAAAATTCTTTACTAAGAATGAAAAGGCAGAGGCAAGTAGTCTTTTGAGCAAACTTGTCTCCATGAGGTATAAAGGTAAAGGGAACATAAGGGAGTATATTATGGAAATGTCTCATCTTGCTTCAAAATTGAAAGCACTAAAGTTAGAGTTGTTTGAAGATTTACTCGTGCATTTCATTTTGATTTCTCTTCCTGCACACTTTGGGCAATTCAAAGTGAGTTATAACACTCTGAAAGATACTTAG